One Thermococcus kodakarensis KOD1 genomic window carries:
- a CDS encoding thiamine pyrophosphate-dependent enzyme, which produces MSEALDPRTKLQSMLQPVNNFHLESSETCLEILSAVLEEKGEKDVVILSKGHSAPAFYVMLHEMGLLSDEELYSFADIDGLPSHVIRGLPFIEVSSGSLGQGLSVANGIAMAKRMDGEEGYVYVILGDGELDEGQVWEAAMTASHHRLDRVIAIVDRNYFQLTGGTEEILSKEPLADKWRAFGWEVMGVPNRKEELKKALETAKKLGGRPKVIIARWEV; this is translated from the coding sequence ATGAGTGAGGCCCTCGATCCGAGGACAAAGCTCCAGAGCATGCTCCAGCCCGTCAACAACTTCCACCTCGAGTCCTCGGAGACCTGCCTCGAAATTCTCTCAGCAGTGCTCGAGGAGAAGGGAGAGAAAGACGTCGTAATACTCAGCAAAGGCCACTCGGCTCCAGCTTTCTACGTGATGCTCCACGAAATGGGTCTTCTCAGCGACGAGGAGCTCTACAGCTTCGCGGACATAGACGGCCTCCCGAGCCACGTAATCAGGGGGCTGCCCTTCATAGAGGTCTCCAGCGGTTCCCTCGGCCAGGGACTCTCGGTGGCCAACGGTATAGCGATGGCCAAGCGTATGGACGGGGAAGAGGGATACGTTTACGTCATTCTCGGCGACGGCGAGCTGGACGAGGGCCAGGTCTGGGAAGCTGCTATGACAGCATCGCACCACAGGCTCGATAGAGTGATAGCGATAGTCGACAGGAACTACTTCCAGCTCACGGGAGGAACAGAGGAGATACTGAGCAAGGAACCGCTGGCGGACAAGTGGAGGGCCTTCGGCTGGGAGGTTATGGGGGTTCCCAACAGGAAGGAGGAGCTCAAGAAGGCCCTCGAAACGGCCAAAAAACTCGGGGGAAGGCCGAAGGTCATCATAGCGAGGTGGGAAGTGTGA
- the aroC gene encoding chorismate synthase codes for MRGKLLSFSLFGESHGKAVGVLVEGLPPGIEVSVEELKRELERRKGIERFATKRKETDEPKILSGVFRGRTTGTPVAVIVENRDVDSSYYEEIRNTPRPGHADYPAGIKYFGYNDYRGGGHFSGRLTVGVVIAGYFAKKLLEREGIKVRAYLKRIGRVEAHVSPEELLSSENPYCPDEGAFEAMVEEMERARKAGDSVGGIVEAVAFNVPPGLGGPWEEDIEADIASALFRIPAVKGVEFGLGFGLAELRGSQANDPFVLKDGKVVTETNNHGGVLGGMTTGMPLVVRAAFKPTPSIYLPQRTVDLGRMEEVTLKLRGRFDSCIVPKALPVVESSVAFVIADHLLRRRAWEGMVR; via the coding sequence ATGAGGGGGAAACTGCTGAGCTTTTCCCTGTTTGGCGAGAGCCACGGAAAAGCTGTTGGAGTCCTTGTAGAGGGGCTCCCCCCTGGAATAGAGGTCAGCGTTGAGGAGCTCAAGCGGGAGCTTGAGAGGAGGAAGGGCATAGAGAGGTTTGCAACCAAGAGGAAAGAAACTGACGAGCCGAAGATCCTTTCAGGAGTCTTCAGGGGGAGGACAACTGGGACACCTGTCGCCGTCATCGTGGAGAACAGGGACGTGGATTCCTCGTACTACGAGGAGATAAGGAACACGCCGAGACCGGGGCATGCGGACTATCCAGCGGGGATAAAGTACTTCGGATACAACGACTACAGGGGCGGGGGCCACTTCTCGGGGAGGCTGACGGTTGGGGTCGTTATAGCGGGCTACTTCGCCAAGAAGCTCCTGGAAAGGGAAGGAATCAAGGTGAGAGCTTACCTCAAGCGGATAGGGCGCGTGGAGGCTCATGTTTCTCCCGAGGAGCTGTTGAGCTCTGAAAACCCCTACTGCCCCGACGAGGGGGCCTTCGAGGCCATGGTTGAGGAGATGGAAAGGGCCAGAAAGGCCGGCGATAGTGTTGGAGGAATTGTTGAGGCCGTCGCCTTCAACGTTCCTCCGGGCCTAGGCGGGCCTTGGGAGGAGGACATCGAGGCGGATATAGCCTCGGCCCTCTTCAGGATCCCGGCCGTCAAAGGCGTTGAGTTCGGCCTGGGCTTCGGGTTAGCGGAGCTCAGGGGGAGCCAGGCCAATGACCCCTTCGTCCTGAAGGACGGAAAGGTTGTGACCGAGACCAACAACCACGGCGGTGTTCTGGGGGGCATGACGACTGGAATGCCGCTCGTGGTGAGGGCTGCCTTCAAGCCGACACCATCCATCTACCTCCCCCAGAGAACGGTTGACCTGGGGAGGATGGAGGAAGTCACGCTCAAGCTTAGGGGACGCTTCGATTCCTGCATAGTCCCAAAGGCCCTCCCAGTTGTGGAAAGCTCTGTTGCCTTCGTAATAGCCGACCACCTCCTGAGGAGGAGGGCCTGGGAGGGGATGGTTAGGTGA
- a CDS encoding [LysW]-lysine hydrolase: MISSEEKVEFLRKLVEIYSPTGRESEAVKFIVESFESFGVDAYVDEVGNAIAIREGKGPRILLAGHVDTVPGIIPVRIEDGVLWGRGSVDAKGPLATFFFATLESNANIIFAGLVDEEGFSKGAKNLDVPRPDYIIIGEPSGVDGVTIGYKGSLTAKFVESVEKVHGSLGVDAAERLINRWLEIKSSFGEGFDALSGRIVELHAYERDFDFYGEMVINLRTPPGYNPPKGWEILDFVPAYQVDRRSPLVRAFVRGIRRNGMRPRLKKKTGTADMNILGPRFGVDAVAYGPGDSRLDHTPHERISLSEYLLAIDVLVDVIEELKGAKERAAEESGEREAGKALSG; this comes from the coding sequence ATGATATCCTCTGAGGAGAAGGTTGAATTCCTGAGGAAGCTCGTGGAGATTTACTCCCCCACCGGAAGGGAGAGTGAGGCAGTAAAGTTCATCGTCGAGTCCTTTGAGAGCTTTGGGGTTGATGCTTACGTCGATGAGGTGGGAAACGCGATAGCGATAAGGGAAGGGAAGGGTCCGAGGATACTACTCGCCGGCCACGTCGATACCGTCCCGGGGATAATCCCGGTCAGGATAGAGGACGGGGTCCTCTGGGGCAGGGGGAGCGTCGATGCCAAGGGCCCGCTTGCGACTTTCTTCTTCGCCACGCTGGAGAGCAACGCAAACATAATCTTCGCCGGTTTGGTAGACGAGGAGGGCTTTTCCAAGGGCGCCAAGAACCTCGACGTTCCCAGACCTGACTACATCATCATCGGCGAGCCGAGCGGCGTCGACGGCGTCACGATAGGATACAAGGGCAGTTTGACTGCAAAATTCGTTGAGAGCGTCGAGAAAGTTCACGGGAGTTTAGGGGTTGACGCCGCTGAGAGGCTGATAAACAGATGGCTCGAGATAAAGTCCTCCTTTGGAGAGGGCTTCGACGCCTTGAGCGGCAGGATAGTGGAGCTCCACGCCTACGAGAGGGACTTCGACTTCTACGGCGAGATGGTGATAAACCTCCGCACTCCCCCAGGCTACAATCCGCCCAAGGGTTGGGAGATCCTCGACTTCGTTCCCGCCTACCAGGTCGACAGGAGGAGTCCACTCGTCAGGGCCTTCGTCAGGGGCATAAGGAGGAACGGCATGAGGCCGAGACTGAAGAAGAAGACCGGAACAGCCGACATGAACATCCTGGGCCCGAGGTTCGGCGTTGATGCCGTCGCCTACGGTCCGGGCGATTCCAGGCTGGACCACACACCCCACGAGCGCATCAGCCTCAGCGAATACCTCCTGGCAATAGACGTTCTGGTGGACGTCATCGAGGAACTCAAAGGAGCCAAGGAAAGGGCCGCTGAAGAAAGCGGGGAGAGGGAAGCGGGAAAGGCCCTCTCAGGGTAA
- the aroA gene encoding 3-phosphoshikimate 1-carboxyvinyltransferase: MIIRPVDEVRGELNAPPSKSYTHRAYFLALLAEGESTIENPLVCDDTLATIEAIRSFGAGVDGKTVVPPEEPSPGFVYARESGTTARFSTALAGGIGGKTLIDGARRLRERPMDGLVKALKGLGAEVDGFSLPLTVKGPVKSGRVSVDASKSSQFVSGLLLLGAEVGLKVEARNPVSKPYIEMTLRTMEAFGVEFEREGFSFEVYPGVKGTRYKVPGDYSTASFFLAAGALYGKVRVNNLLREDVQADMAFLDALEEFGARVKRGRDYVKVEGGELKAVALDCSDFPDSFPILAVVAAYAEGRSVIRARQLRFKESDRVRAMAVNLSRMGVKVRELEDGLEIEGGRPRGAKVETFNDHRIAMAMSIAALGATGPSIIEDTESVSKSHPGFFDDLRRLLE, translated from the coding sequence TTGATAATCAGGCCCGTTGATGAAGTCAGGGGAGAACTCAACGCCCCTCCCTCGAAGAGCTACACTCACAGGGCCTACTTCCTTGCCCTGCTGGCTGAGGGGGAGAGCACCATAGAGAACCCCCTGGTCTGCGACGACACCCTTGCAACTATAGAAGCCATCAGATCCTTCGGTGCTGGTGTTGATGGAAAAACCGTTGTGCCCCCAGAAGAGCCCTCCCCCGGCTTTGTCTACGCCAGGGAATCCGGGACAACGGCGAGGTTTTCGACTGCTCTCGCTGGGGGTATTGGGGGGAAAACCCTCATAGATGGGGCGAGAAGGCTGAGGGAGAGACCGATGGACGGGCTCGTGAAAGCCCTGAAGGGCCTTGGGGCGGAGGTTGATGGTTTTAGCCTCCCGCTTACCGTGAAGGGCCCCGTAAAGTCCGGGAGGGTCTCGGTCGACGCATCCAAGTCCTCCCAGTTCGTCAGCGGCCTGCTCCTCCTGGGGGCGGAGGTCGGGCTGAAGGTCGAGGCCAGGAACCCCGTTTCAAAGCCCTACATCGAGATGACGCTCAGGACGATGGAGGCCTTTGGAGTGGAATTTGAGAGGGAGGGCTTCTCCTTCGAGGTATATCCTGGAGTTAAGGGGACAAGGTATAAGGTTCCGGGAGATTACTCAACTGCCTCCTTCTTCCTGGCAGCTGGGGCCCTGTACGGTAAAGTTAGGGTGAACAACCTCCTGAGGGAAGATGTGCAGGCGGATATGGCCTTCCTGGATGCGCTTGAGGAGTTCGGGGCGAGGGTGAAGAGGGGGAGGGATTACGTGAAGGTCGAGGGGGGCGAGCTTAAAGCTGTTGCACTCGACTGCTCCGATTTTCCAGATTCGTTCCCCATACTGGCCGTTGTTGCGGCCTACGCAGAGGGCAGGAGCGTGATAAGGGCGAGACAGCTAAGGTTCAAGGAGAGCGACAGGGTGAGGGCGATGGCGGTCAACCTGTCGAGGATGGGGGTTAAGGTGAGGGAGCTTGAGGACGGGCTTGAGATAGAGGGCGGACGGCCGAGGGGAGCTAAGGTAGAGACCTTCAACGACCACAGGATAGCCATGGCGATGAGCATAGCGGCTCTCGGCGCTACTGGGCCATCTATCATCGAGGACACGGAGAGCGTCTCCAAGTCGCACCCGGGGTTTTTCGACGACCTGAGGAGGCTCCTGGAATGA
- a CDS encoding shikimate kinase, which produces MRLRASASSAVTVVNAFATGVGSAIGIDLWTRAEVKLKGDGIEGEIRVRGEQVRDFRLVKAVADVFREKTGEEFGIKFRIESEIPIAMGLKSSSAAANALSKALADALGLDMSEMEVVKAGVEAAKRAGVTLTGAFDDACASYFGSLWVTDNLGMRVLHSSKVEPLPVVLLLPGKTLLTESLGGRDFSPIRPYVEEAVRLALEGEWRKAALINGLVYSTYLGHPIEPFRIALERGAVVGLSGKGPAVFAVTNEPEELAEEWEQFGKVLTTELR; this is translated from the coding sequence CTGCGCTTGAGGGCATCAGCGAGTAGCGCCGTTACCGTTGTCAACGCCTTCGCAACGGGAGTAGGTTCAGCTATCGGGATAGACCTCTGGACGAGGGCGGAGGTCAAGCTAAAGGGTGATGGAATAGAGGGAGAGATCAGGGTTAGAGGGGAGCAGGTTAGGGATTTCAGACTCGTTAAAGCGGTCGCTGATGTTTTCAGGGAGAAAACAGGCGAGGAGTTCGGTATCAAGTTCAGGATAGAGTCGGAGATACCAATTGCGATGGGCCTCAAGAGCAGCTCCGCAGCGGCTAACGCCCTCTCAAAGGCCCTGGCCGATGCCCTCGGGCTTGATATGAGCGAAATGGAAGTGGTTAAAGCCGGGGTCGAGGCCGCTAAGAGGGCTGGCGTTACCCTAACAGGGGCCTTTGACGACGCCTGCGCCTCCTACTTCGGTTCGCTCTGGGTCACCGACAACCTCGGGATGAGGGTTCTCCACAGTTCCAAAGTCGAGCCCCTTCCCGTTGTGCTCTTACTCCCTGGAAAAACCCTCCTAACAGAGAGTCTAGGCGGAAGGGACTTCTCCCCAATCAGACCTTACGTGGAGGAGGCCGTGAGGCTGGCCCTTGAGGGTGAGTGGAGGAAAGCGGCCCTCATAAACGGTCTGGTTTACTCGACGTATCTCGGCCACCCCATCGAGCCCTTCAGGATTGCCCTAGAGAGGGGGGCCGTGGTTGGGCTGAGCGGGAAGGGACCGGCGGTTTTTGCCGTCACGAATGAGCCAGAGGAGCTTGCCGAGGAGTGGGAGCAGTTTGGGAAAGTCCTGACAACAGAGCTGAGGTGA
- the aroB gene encoding 3-dehydroquinate synthase: protein MEGLSFGPLSILPSLAEELNPHRVAFLTNTTVERLWLEKAAEGIEEPIRIVIPDGEKYKSLETAVAIWKRLQEEGFTRKSLLIGLGGGVVTDIAGFVASTYMRGTLLGLVPTTLLAQVDAAIGGKTGVNFNGKNMIGTFYLPNFVLIAHETLSTLPEEEIRNGLGEVAKYALLDRKVYALARNFEGISETLIRECALFKVEVVEKDLGESGLRRILNLGHTAGHAIEKLSNYRIKHGLAVSMGLMVASKVGEELYGFDSGKTEELLKKLGLPTGHPFRAEEILEEMRLDKKAWYGRITFVIPVEIGDVVVEEVDEAVLKRALEATRDDSGSGDCQKPGGSA, encoded by the coding sequence ATGGAGGGCCTGAGCTTCGGCCCCCTCTCCATCCTTCCCTCCCTCGCGGAGGAGCTCAACCCCCACAGAGTCGCCTTTCTGACGAACACGACGGTGGAGAGGCTCTGGCTTGAAAAGGCCGCCGAAGGGATAGAGGAGCCGATAAGGATAGTCATCCCAGACGGCGAGAAGTACAAGAGCCTTGAGACTGCCGTAGCCATCTGGAAGAGGCTCCAGGAGGAGGGCTTCACGAGGAAGTCCCTCCTTATAGGCCTCGGTGGGGGAGTCGTGACAGACATAGCGGGCTTCGTGGCCTCGACCTACATGAGGGGAACCCTCCTCGGCCTCGTCCCAACGACGCTTTTGGCCCAGGTGGACGCGGCCATAGGGGGCAAGACAGGGGTGAACTTCAACGGGAAGAACATGATAGGGACGTTTTACCTTCCAAACTTCGTCCTGATAGCCCATGAAACCCTCTCCACGCTCCCAGAGGAGGAGATAAGGAACGGCCTTGGGGAAGTTGCAAAGTATGCTCTGCTCGACAGGAAGGTCTACGCCCTCGCCAGGAACTTTGAAGGGATAAGCGAGACCCTCATCAGGGAATGCGCCCTCTTCAAGGTGGAGGTAGTTGAGAAGGACCTGGGGGAGAGCGGGCTGAGGAGGATACTCAACCTCGGGCATACAGCCGGACACGCGATCGAGAAGCTGTCGAATTACAGAATAAAGCACGGGCTTGCGGTTTCGATGGGACTCATGGTGGCCTCGAAGGTCGGGGAAGAGCTCTACGGCTTCGATTCTGGAAAGACCGAAGAGCTCCTGAAGAAGCTCGGGCTCCCCACGGGGCACCCCTTTAGGGCGGAGGAGATACTGGAGGAGATGAGGCTCGACAAGAAGGCCTGGTACGGGAGGATAACCTTCGTCATCCCGGTTGAAATAGGCGATGTCGTCGTTGAGGAAGTCGATGAGGCTGTTTTGAAAAGGGCCCTGGAGGCAACGAGGGATGATAGCGGGAGTGGTGACTGCCAGAAACCCGGGGGAAGCGCTTGA
- a CDS encoding acetylornithine/succinylornithine family transaminase, translating to MPLYRKRLRLVRGEGVYVWDEKGRRYLDLIAGIGVNVLGHAHPEWVLDMSRQLEKIVVAGPMFEHDEREEMLEELSHWVDYEYVYMGNSGTEAVEAAIKFARLATGRSEIVAMTNAFHGRTLGSLSATWKKKYREGFGPLVPGFKHIPFNNVEAAKEAITKETAAVIFEPIQGEGGIVPADEEFVKTLRDLTEDVGALLIADEVQSGLRTGKFLAIEHYGVRPDIVTMGKGIGNGFPVSLTLTDLEIPRGKHGSTFGGNPLACRAVATTLRILRRDRLVEKAGEKFMEFSGERVVKTRGRGLMIGIVLRRPAGNYVKALQERGILVNTAGNRVIRLLPPLIIEGDTLEEARKEIEGVLNDIL from the coding sequence ATGCCGCTCTACAGGAAGAGGCTCAGGCTCGTAAGGGGCGAAGGTGTCTACGTCTGGGACGAGAAGGGAAGACGCTACCTGGATCTCATAGCCGGAATAGGCGTGAACGTCCTTGGCCATGCCCACCCGGAGTGGGTACTCGATATGAGCCGCCAGCTGGAGAAGATAGTCGTTGCTGGTCCAATGTTCGAGCACGACGAGAGGGAGGAGATGCTCGAGGAGCTCTCCCACTGGGTAGACTACGAGTACGTCTACATGGGCAACTCGGGAACCGAAGCCGTTGAAGCCGCCATAAAGTTCGCCCGCCTCGCAACTGGGCGTTCGGAGATAGTGGCCATGACCAACGCCTTCCACGGAAGAACACTCGGTTCCCTCAGCGCCACCTGGAAGAAGAAGTACCGCGAGGGCTTTGGACCCCTCGTCCCCGGATTCAAGCATATACCCTTCAACAACGTCGAAGCTGCTAAGGAGGCCATAACAAAGGAAACTGCCGCTGTTATCTTCGAGCCCATCCAGGGAGAGGGCGGCATCGTTCCGGCAGATGAGGAGTTCGTTAAAACCCTCAGGGACCTCACGGAGGATGTGGGGGCCCTTTTGATAGCGGATGAAGTCCAGAGCGGCCTCAGAACGGGGAAGTTCCTTGCAATAGAGCACTACGGGGTGAGGCCGGACATAGTGACGATGGGAAAGGGAATAGGCAACGGCTTCCCCGTGAGCCTTACTCTAACCGACCTGGAGATACCGAGGGGAAAGCACGGCTCCACCTTTGGAGGCAACCCGCTCGCCTGCAGGGCCGTGGCGACAACGCTGAGGATACTAAGGAGAGACAGGCTCGTTGAGAAGGCCGGTGAAAAGTTCATGGAGTTCTCGGGCGAAAGGGTGGTCAAGACCAGGGGAAGGGGGCTCATGATCGGGATAGTCCTCAGAAGGCCCGCGGGGAACTACGTTAAGGCCCTCCAGGAGAGGGGAATCCTCGTCAACACGGCAGGAAACAGGGTGATAAGACTCCTCCCGCCGCTGATAATCGAGGGGGACACGCTGGAGGAAGCAAGGAAAGAGATAGAGGGTGTTCTGAATGATATCCTCTGA
- a CDS encoding 3-dehydroquinate dehydratase, protein MIAGVVTARNPGEALEKIKTSKFNLYEVRLDSFESFEGLEVLGEYSKKLIFTPRRREEGGIRPLDDGTRLSLYRRVMELKPAYVDVEFASDIAQEVMELAKEKGVGVILSYHDFNGTPDFGKLLTLLEDMEELEPEIIKIVTTANSPLDNLRVLRLYEHAENLIAFCMGPLGRISRVFSAQLAPFTYAPLEGEVAPGQLRAEELDRLRVMLFG, encoded by the coding sequence ATGATAGCGGGAGTGGTGACTGCCAGAAACCCGGGGGAAGCGCTTGAGAAGATAAAAACCTCGAAGTTTAACCTCTACGAGGTCAGGCTCGACTCCTTTGAGAGCTTTGAGGGACTGGAAGTGCTGGGGGAATATTCTAAAAAGCTCATCTTCACGCCGAGGAGGAGGGAAGAAGGGGGAATCAGGCCCCTCGATGACGGGACAAGACTGAGCCTCTACAGAAGGGTTATGGAGCTCAAACCGGCCTACGTTGACGTGGAATTCGCCTCGGATATAGCCCAGGAAGTTATGGAGCTTGCGAAAGAGAAGGGGGTTGGTGTTATTCTCTCCTACCACGACTTCAATGGAACCCCGGATTTTGGGAAGCTCCTGACGCTCCTCGAGGACATGGAGGAGCTGGAGCCTGAGATAATAAAGATAGTCACCACAGCAAACTCCCCCCTCGACAACCTGAGGGTTCTGAGGCTTTACGAGCATGCTGAGAACCTCATCGCCTTCTGCATGGGGCCCCTCGGGAGAATCTCCAGGGTCTTTTCGGCCCAGCTGGCGCCGTTCACGTACGCCCCCCTTGAGGGGGAGGTGGCCCCAGGACAGCTCCGGGCGGAGGAACTGGACAGACTGAGGGTGATGCTCTTTGGCTGA
- a CDS encoding transketolase family protein, whose protein sequence is MIESFREAFGRALVELGEENPNIVVLDADVKSSTKTAYFERAFPERFIQVGISEQDMVSMAGGLAIGGKIPVVSAFAAFLMRAWEQIRNTIARDNLNVKLIPTHSGFSDHMDGSSHQCLEDIALMRVLPNMTVVVPADAPSVPVLLKQVIELEGPVYMRLGRDHAPRVYDSPKLKLGKASVLRKGSDVLLVAAGVMVSVALETARKLEERGISAGVVDMHTIKPLDEETLLRLAAKVDLVVTLEEHSIHGGLGGAVAEVLSEKMPKRLIRIGTTEFGRSSRDYFSLLERYGLTAESVVKKVEVMLT, encoded by the coding sequence GTGATAGAAAGCTTCAGGGAAGCCTTTGGGAGGGCTTTGGTTGAGCTAGGGGAGGAGAACCCGAACATCGTTGTCCTAGATGCGGACGTCAAGAGCTCGACGAAAACGGCCTACTTCGAGAGGGCCTTTCCCGAGAGGTTCATCCAGGTGGGTATAAGCGAGCAGGACATGGTCTCGATGGCTGGGGGTCTGGCCATAGGGGGCAAAATCCCAGTTGTTTCGGCCTTTGCGGCTTTCCTGATGCGGGCCTGGGAGCAGATAAGGAACACGATAGCCAGGGACAACCTCAACGTCAAGCTCATTCCAACGCACTCTGGCTTTTCAGACCACATGGACGGCTCATCACACCAGTGCCTTGAGGACATAGCCCTCATGCGCGTCCTCCCGAACATGACGGTAGTTGTTCCGGCGGACGCCCCCTCAGTTCCCGTCCTCCTCAAACAGGTCATCGAGCTCGAGGGGCCCGTCTACATGCGCCTCGGCAGGGACCACGCTCCAAGGGTCTATGATAGTCCAAAGCTGAAGCTGGGAAAGGCAAGTGTCCTCAGAAAGGGAAGCGACGTTCTCCTTGTGGCCGCTGGCGTTATGGTGTCGGTGGCCCTCGAAACGGCGAGGAAGCTTGAGGAGAGGGGAATAAGCGCTGGAGTCGTTGACATGCACACGATAAAGCCCCTCGACGAGGAAACGCTGCTGAGATTGGCCGCTAAGGTAGACCTGGTCGTTACCCTTGAGGAGCACAGCATTCACGGCGGCCTCGGGGGAGCGGTAGCGGAGGTTCTCTCGGAAAAGATGCCGAAGAGGCTCATCAGGATCGGGACGACGGAGTTCGGCAGGTCGAGCAGGGACTACTTCTCACTCCTGGAGCGCTATGGTCTGACTGCGGAAAGCGTCGTGAAGAAGGTTGAGGTGATGCTGACATGA
- the aroF gene encoding 3-deoxy-7-phosphoheptulonate synthase: MRFKFEKGSKPKTVVKVGGVKIGDGFTVIAGPCAVESQEQIMKVAEFLAEMGVKVLRGGAFKPRTSPYSFQGHGEEALKWMRRAADEYGLVTVTEVMDVSQVELVAKYSDMLQIGARNSQNFELLKAVGKVDNPVVLKRGMANTVQELLYSAEYILSGGNENVILCERGIRTFETSTRFTLDISAVPVVKELSHLPIIVDPSHPAGRRELVIPLAKAAYAVGADGIMVEVHPEPDKALSDSAQQLTFEDFERLLGELEGLGWKGTTSREAAEGVPRYVLSERVEENDWYTEVFLMELGGLGWRA; encoded by the coding sequence ATGAGGTTCAAATTCGAGAAGGGCTCCAAGCCGAAAACTGTCGTTAAGGTCGGAGGGGTTAAAATCGGCGACGGATTCACGGTAATAGCAGGTCCCTGCGCGGTGGAGAGCCAGGAGCAAATAATGAAGGTTGCAGAGTTCCTGGCCGAGATGGGCGTTAAAGTGCTCCGCGGAGGGGCTTTCAAGCCGAGGACGAGTCCATACTCCTTCCAGGGGCACGGGGAAGAGGCCCTGAAGTGGATGAGGAGAGCAGCCGATGAATACGGCCTCGTAACCGTTACGGAAGTTATGGACGTTTCGCAGGTGGAGCTGGTTGCGAAGTACTCCGACATGCTCCAGATCGGCGCCAGGAACTCCCAGAACTTCGAGCTGCTTAAGGCAGTGGGAAAGGTCGACAACCCCGTGGTTCTGAAGAGGGGCATGGCAAACACCGTCCAGGAGCTCCTCTACTCGGCCGAGTACATACTAAGCGGGGGCAACGAGAACGTTATCCTCTGCGAGAGGGGCATAAGAACCTTCGAAACCTCCACAAGGTTCACCCTGGACATCTCGGCCGTCCCAGTCGTCAAGGAGCTCTCACACCTGCCGATAATAGTTGACCCCTCGCATCCAGCGGGCAGGAGGGAGCTCGTGATACCCCTGGCAAAAGCGGCTTATGCAGTCGGGGCCGACGGGATAATGGTCGAGGTTCACCCCGAGCCGGATAAGGCCCTCTCGGACTCTGCCCAGCAGCTGACCTTCGAGGACTTCGAGAGGCTTTTGGGGGAGCTTGAAGGGCTCGGATGGAAAGGGACAACATCGAGAGAGGCCGCAGAGGGCGTTCCGAGGTACGTGCTCTCGGAGAGGGTCGAGGAGAACGACTGGTACACCGAGGTCTTCCTCATGGAGCTGGGGGGGCTCGGATGGAGGGCCTGA
- a CDS encoding shikimate dehydrogenase → MADAETRLYGVIGFPARHSLSPVMHNAAFRALGINAVYLAFEVPPEELGEAIGGAKALGISGLNVTMPHKEAVIHFLDSLSEDSGEIGSVNTVVNRKGRLEGHTTDGLGARRALERAIELGGRRILIIGAGGAGKAIAYELSRDNEVVVLNRTPEKAKALERFGITGDALNRENLGEYLEWAEVLINATSVGMNSWETPVPAELLRRDLVVMDIVYKPLKTRLLTEAELRGCKTVDGLWMLVYQGIESFRLWTGFKPDEGLMRGAALEGISE, encoded by the coding sequence TTGGCTGACGCGGAAACGAGGCTCTACGGGGTGATCGGCTTTCCGGCGAGACACTCGCTCAGCCCGGTAATGCACAACGCAGCTTTCAGAGCCCTCGGAATCAACGCGGTATACCTGGCCTTCGAAGTCCCCCCGGAGGAGCTTGGGGAGGCTATTGGGGGCGCCAAAGCCCTCGGAATATCCGGATTGAACGTCACAATGCCCCACAAGGAGGCGGTGATTCATTTCCTCGACTCACTCTCCGAGGATTCGGGAGAAATCGGGAGCGTTAACACGGTCGTTAACAGGAAAGGGAGGCTGGAAGGCCACACAACCGACGGCTTGGGCGCGAGGAGGGCCCTCGAAAGGGCCATCGAGCTGGGGGGAAGGAGGATACTCATCATCGGAGCGGGCGGTGCGGGGAAGGCAATAGCCTACGAACTTTCCAGGGACAACGAGGTGGTCGTCCTCAACAGAACCCCCGAAAAGGCGAAGGCCCTGGAGCGCTTTGGAATAACGGGGGACGCTCTGAACAGAGAGAACCTTGGGGAGTACCTGGAATGGGCCGAGGTTTTGATAAACGCCACCTCCGTCGGAATGAACTCCTGGGAAACTCCTGTTCCCGCCGAGCTGCTGAGGAGAGACCTCGTCGTCATGGACATAGTTTACAAGCCCCTGAAGACGCGCCTCCTCACCGAGGCCGAGCTGAGGGGCTGTAAAACAGTTGACGGTCTCTGGATGCTCGTCTATCAGGGCATCGAGAGCTTCAGGCTTTGGACGGGATTTAAGCCAGATGAAGGGCTTATGAGGGGGGCTGCGCTTGAGGGCATCAGCGAGTAG